A single region of the Aeromicrobium chenweiae genome encodes:
- a CDS encoding CaiB/BaiF CoA transferase family protein — protein sequence MPASPTPGPLSGLVVADFSRILAGPYATMLLADLGADVIKIESPGGDDTRTWVPPTRGDESTYYLSINRNKRSIALDLRREDDLEVARQIADRADIMVENFKPGGLARFGLDYETVASSNPGLVYASISGFGTGDGAHIPGYDLMVQAISGLMSLTGSPDGPPYRAGISVFDVMTGMHAMIGILSALHSRGSSGRGQHVEVNLLSSALSGLVNQTGAYVAGDTVPHRMGNAHPSLFPYEPLPASDGDIIIIAGNDGQYARLCEALGVPELAGDPRFATNRDRTANRDELRPLLEDRLRERTKAEWFDVLVKAGVAAAPINSIAEGVEFARSLGLEPVVEVGEGPAAVPSIRNPIRFSRDEARYDLPPPRLGQHDDDIRAWAKGTR from the coding sequence ATGCCTGCCAGTCCGACCCCGGGGCCGTTGAGCGGTCTCGTCGTGGCCGACTTCTCCCGGATCCTCGCCGGTCCCTACGCCACGATGCTGCTGGCCGACCTCGGCGCGGACGTCATCAAGATCGAGAGCCCGGGCGGGGACGACACCCGGACCTGGGTGCCGCCCACGCGCGGTGACGAGTCGACGTACTACCTGAGCATCAACCGCAACAAGCGGTCGATCGCGCTCGACCTGCGCCGGGAGGACGATCTGGAGGTGGCGCGGCAGATCGCGGACCGCGCCGACATCATGGTCGAGAACTTCAAGCCGGGCGGGCTGGCCCGCTTCGGCCTGGACTACGAGACCGTCGCGAGCAGCAACCCCGGGCTGGTCTACGCCTCCATCAGCGGCTTCGGCACCGGCGACGGCGCGCACATCCCCGGCTACGACCTGATGGTCCAGGCGATCTCGGGCCTGATGAGCCTCACGGGCTCACCCGACGGACCGCCGTACCGGGCCGGGATCTCGGTCTTCGACGTCATGACCGGGATGCACGCCATGATCGGCATCCTGTCCGCGCTGCACTCCCGCGGGTCCTCCGGGCGCGGCCAGCACGTCGAGGTCAACCTGTTGTCGTCGGCGCTGTCGGGCCTGGTCAACCAGACCGGCGCGTACGTCGCGGGGGACACCGTCCCGCACCGCATGGGCAATGCCCACCCGAGCCTGTTCCCGTACGAGCCGCTGCCTGCGTCCGACGGGGACATCATCATCATCGCGGGCAACGACGGCCAGTACGCCCGGCTGTGCGAGGCGCTCGGCGTGCCCGAGCTGGCCGGCGACCCGCGCTTCGCGACCAACCGCGACCGCACCGCCAACCGGGACGAGCTGCGGCCCCTGCTCGAGGACCGTCTCCGCGAGCGCACCAAGGCCGAGTGGTTCGACGTCCTGGTGAAGGCCGGCGTCGCGGCGGCCCCCATCAACTCGATCGCCGAGGGCGTCGAGTTCGCCCGGTCGCTTGGCCTCGAGCCGGTGGTCGAGGTCGGCGAGGGCCCGGCCGCCGTGCCCAGCATCCGCAACCCGATCCGGTTCTCGCGCGACGAGGCGCGGTACGACCTGCCACCGCCCCGCCTGGGCCAGCACGACGACGACATCCGCGCCTGGGCGAAGGGAACCCGATGA